In the Clupea harengus unplaced genomic scaffold, Ch_v2.0.2, whole genome shotgun sequence genome, one interval contains:
- the LOC122129107 gene encoding phospholipid phosphatase 2-like — protein sequence MTDMRRKKLYVVVDVLCVVVAALPFIIMNLVFRPYQRGIYCDDESIRYPLKPDTITHGLLAAVTISCTVIIISSGEAYLVYSKRIHSNSDFNQYVAALYKVVGTFLFGAAVSQSLTDLAKFTIGRPRPNFMTVCAPKACKGYVPQINCTGAIRDVTESRLSFYSGHSSFGMYCMLFLALYVQARLVAKWARLLRPTIQFFLVAFAVYVGYTRVSDYKHHWSDVLVGLLQGALIALLTVRYVSDFFKLRPPRCSSPEMVESDALERKPSMQMADSEHNNHYTYPGPV from the exons ATGACTGACATGAGAAGAAAGAAGCTTTATGTTGTCGTGGATGTTCTATGTGTGGTCGTGG CGGCGCTGCCATTCATCATCATGAACCTCGTGTTCCGGCCGTACCAGCGGGGCATCTACTGCGACGACGAGAGCATCAGATACCCTCTGAAGCCCGACACCATCACCCACGGTCTGCTGGCAGCCgtcaccatctcctgcactgtcatTATA ATAAGCTCTGGCGAGGCCTACCTGGTCTACAGTAAGAGGATCCACTCCAACTCGGATTTCAACCAGTACGTGGCCGCTCTGTATAAAGTGGTGGGCACCTTCCTGTTTGGAGCCGCCGTGAGCCAGTCCCTCACCGACTTGGCCAAGTTCACCATCGGGCGGCCTCGCCCAAACTTCATGACCGTCTGCGCCCCAAAAGCCTGCAAAGGCTACGTGCCGCAGATCAACTGCACCGGGGCCATCCGGGACGTCACCGAGTCCAG GTTGTCCTTCTACTCCGGTCACTCCTCGTTTGGAATGTACTGCATGCTGTTCTTGGCG CTCTATGTGCAGGCCAGGCTGGTGGCAAAGTGGGCCAGGCTGCTGCGCCCCACCATCCAGTTCTTCCTGGTGGCGTTCGCCGTCTACGTGGGCTACACGCGCGTGTCCGACTACAAGCACCACTGGAGCGACGTGCTGGTGGGACTCCTGCAGGGAGCACTCATAGCCTTGCTCACT GTGCGTTACGTGTCAGACTTCTTCAAGTTGCGTCCGCCTCGCTGTTCCAGCCCCGAGATGGTAGAGAGCGACGCCCTGGAGCGCAAGCCCAGCATGCAGATGGCCGACTCCGAACACAACAACCATTACACCTACCCTGGACCGGTGTGA